A part of Synergistaceae bacterium genomic DNA contains:
- the uxaC gene encoding glucuronate isomerase gives MKPFLDENFLLPNGAAERLYHEYAKAMPIFDYHSHLPIAQILEDTRFENLTQVWLYGDHYKWRAMRACGVPEELVSGIPKAAGDWERFEAWAEVVPQTVGNPLYHWTHLELQRYFGVRELLSPKSARAIYDACAEKLAAPEFSVRSIIRRSNVKVLCTTDDPTDDLAMHLRLSKEDWGTAVHPAWRPDRALNLAGDANAFNAWTDSLEKAAGTKIGSWDEFLSALWSRHRFFHDCGCRLSDYGIERPWAAEYGAREIEDAFKKLRDGRTPLAGAELEKYRSALLFEFLKMDAEQDWTQQLHFGAKRSNSSIAFKLRGPDTGYDSIGEFPIADALVALLDRLESAGKLTRTILYVVNPKDNEMIASVIGSFMDGATPGKMQFGTAWWHNDHKDGINRQMSALASIGLLSRFVGMLTDSRSFLSYPRHEYFRRLLCARLGTEMEAGELPEDYDLLGKIVRDVCYDNAAAYFKMRGA, from the coding sequence AATTTTCTGCTGCCCAACGGCGCGGCGGAGCGGCTCTATCATGAGTACGCGAAGGCGATGCCCATTTTCGACTATCACTCGCACCTGCCGATTGCGCAAATTCTCGAGGATACCCGTTTTGAGAACCTCACTCAGGTCTGGCTTTACGGCGACCATTACAAATGGCGGGCCATGCGGGCCTGCGGCGTTCCGGAGGAGCTGGTTTCGGGGATTCCGAAGGCGGCGGGGGATTGGGAGCGGTTCGAGGCCTGGGCGGAGGTCGTCCCGCAAACCGTCGGCAATCCGCTCTATCACTGGACTCACCTGGAATTACAGCGCTATTTCGGCGTTCGTGAGCTGCTTTCTCCGAAGAGCGCCCGAGCGATATACGACGCCTGCGCCGAAAAACTGGCGGCGCCGGAGTTTTCCGTGCGCTCGATCATCCGCCGCAGCAACGTGAAGGTCCTCTGCACCACGGACGACCCCACGGACGACCTGGCGATGCACCTCCGCCTCTCGAAGGAGGACTGGGGCACGGCCGTCCACCCCGCCTGGCGGCCGGACAGGGCGCTGAACCTCGCCGGAGACGCGAACGCCTTCAACGCCTGGACGGACAGCCTGGAAAAGGCCGCCGGGACGAAGATCGGAAGCTGGGACGAGTTTTTGTCCGCGCTCTGGTCGCGGCACCGCTTTTTCCACGACTGCGGCTGCCGTCTTTCGGACTACGGCATCGAACGGCCCTGGGCGGCGGAGTACGGGGCGAGGGAGATCGAAGACGCCTTCAAAAAACTGCGGGACGGCCGGACCCCGCTGGCCGGCGCGGAGCTGGAAAAATACCGTTCCGCTCTGCTCTTTGAGTTTTTGAAAATGGACGCCGAACAGGACTGGACCCAGCAGCTTCACTTCGGAGCGAAGCGCAGCAACAGCTCCATCGCCTTCAAACTGCGAGGTCCGGACACGGGTTACGACTCCATCGGCGAGTTTCCCATCGCCGACGCGCTGGTGGCCCTGCTGGACCGGCTGGAGAGCGCGGGAAAGCTGACTCGCACCATTCTCTACGTGGTGAATCCGAAGGACAACGAGATGATCGCCTCCGTCATCGGCTCCTTTATGGACGGGGCGACGCCGGGGAAAATGCAGTTCGGGACGGCCTGGTGGCACAACGACCACAAGGACGGCATAAACCGGCAGATGTCCGCCCTCGCCAGTATCGGGCTTCTTTCCCGTTTCGTGGGGATGCTCACCGACTCCCGCAGTTTCCTTTCCTACCCGAGGCACGAGTATTTCCGAAGGCTGCTCTGCGCCAGACTTGGAACGGAGATGGAGGCGGGGGAGCTGCCGGAGGACTACGATTTGCTGGGTAAAATCGTGCGGGATGTGTGTTACGACAACGCGGCCGCGTACTTCAAAATGCGGGGCGCGTGA